A genomic window from Acinetobacter chinensis includes:
- a CDS encoding exodeoxyribonuclease V subunit gamma, whose product MGIHVIQSQRLDVLLEGVFKSRIKPSRHAFSVLKAQHFIVPGPAVQEWLTLKISEQQGVSANTLFHQRIRGFQWYAYQQVLSNKDKVRKANIPRLVMKWRIYQTLKAFIETEHNLLAENHPLFSIVQRIYDAAAELTDPVQKQLKKQSMLYWVAERVSVLFSNYMLYRGECQQNCQQGCKCSGNWLVQWGQGKALNLEQQFFKTRDEVSAFTFSQAQQLEEWQRWLWQHTFHEDFVEMQSIDADFWQIMDNAVLREEALSKLPAQVTVFTLLDLPPAQLNFLRRLGQHIDIVILHYNPSQEYWADSVDPNWKKQYDLRVKERFIAKHPKATDEDIQKFFDEFTLNFNAEIRESRHPLLTRFGKQARDHFSLLSSLSSGDEGQWVDAFVDEEPKSLLTKIQSDILYLAEPEPHAYLLEQDDDSVQIHVCHSALRQLEVLRDQLIQWLSQSTAEQPRRPSDVLVLVPDIKQVESLIRSVFPHVPKQNSIYLPIKIAGVTQLDASNAWRAVLGRIQLVQGRFSTEDFADWLNLNAVLLRYELDLNSTARIMELLIQAGFKRGLDERHLAEQLSENDRDYRFSLKFALDRLVLGVAVPEHAMFGTTLSFSQVLPGDFELVSKLIQIYQDFALRRHWMTAHEKKSAGSEIGVEKWLVILTREIEEFEQYGVESLTVVKKILKKHDTMLSLAYRNEQDADRSSELRRLNLPLPYLLTEIQNTLDNQFDQAVPTGQITFSQIGQIRPVPYSLVVLLNMDSGKFPDRNQNLPFDLMALLKPQLGDRSRLEDDQGAFLDALLLAKQSFWMFYNGFDVSDGEVREPSSVVQELITHMALISSTCDSSAEVAETAAMIRLHEIEIPAQLKSLYHVHTLQPFDPVGYELSENTRYQDQWFQVATRLHQQNVQNSRQGWVNSSYPLEQDSIVVLDAGQWIKDMIFPARLYLKTLGVANLQPEDIPEDNEPLVLDGLGRYIIRDYLKKQGEQPVHPDLLMDRLPVGKVQHSAWQISLAEQDSLKKRLSRYAEEETPVTQKQWRIQSDLIISLTVPEQKTEQWVSLDASSGRAKRRAKVWLEYLLWLAYAGLNDEESVHLKRIAVFSDVTLINTGLSSAQARDCLQGWFKAFVYGQTQPLVLPAALLMKPAEKAKELEWLVDEFGHAVPELQGDLLKEWNGDAARFSSAFSIEDNEATKFHRDWQFILQEQDTTALLEHCCDLFAHELYQPIYQYQSVEEA is encoded by the coding sequence ATGGGAATTCATGTCATTCAGAGTCAGCGACTAGATGTGTTGCTGGAGGGTGTGTTTAAGAGTCGTATTAAACCATCCAGACATGCATTTTCTGTATTAAAGGCACAGCATTTTATTGTGCCCGGTCCTGCGGTGCAGGAGTGGCTGACGCTGAAGATTTCAGAGCAGCAGGGGGTCAGTGCCAATACACTGTTTCATCAGCGCATCCGTGGTTTTCAGTGGTATGCCTATCAGCAGGTATTAAGTAATAAAGACAAAGTCCGTAAAGCCAATATTCCCCGTCTGGTGATGAAGTGGCGGATTTATCAGACACTGAAAGCATTTATTGAAACTGAACATAATCTGCTGGCAGAAAATCATCCCTTATTTTCTATCGTGCAACGGATTTATGATGCCGCTGCTGAGCTGACAGATCCCGTGCAGAAGCAACTGAAAAAACAGAGCATGCTGTACTGGGTGGCTGAACGGGTTTCGGTTCTTTTCAGTAATTACATGCTGTATCGGGGAGAATGTCAGCAGAACTGCCAGCAGGGCTGTAAATGCAGTGGTAACTGGCTGGTGCAGTGGGGACAGGGAAAAGCGCTGAATCTGGAACAGCAGTTTTTTAAAACCCGGGATGAAGTCTCTGCTTTTACGTTCAGTCAGGCACAACAGCTGGAAGAATGGCAACGCTGGCTGTGGCAGCATACCTTTCATGAAGACTTTGTGGAAATGCAGAGTATTGATGCAGATTTCTGGCAGATCATGGACAATGCTGTTCTTCGGGAAGAAGCATTGTCAAAACTGCCTGCACAGGTAACCGTATTTACACTGCTTGATCTGCCTCCTGCACAGCTGAATTTTCTGCGTAGACTGGGACAGCATATTGATATTGTGATTCTGCACTATAACCCTTCACAGGAGTACTGGGCAGACAGTGTCGATCCCAACTGGAAGAAGCAGTACGATCTGAGAGTCAAAGAGCGGTTTATTGCTAAGCATCCAAAAGCCACAGATGAAGATATCCAGAAATTCTTTGATGAATTTACCTTAAATTTTAATGCAGAAATCCGTGAGTCCAGACACCCTTTACTGACCCGTTTCGGCAAGCAGGCACGGGATCACTTTTCCTTGCTGTCCAGCCTGTCATCGGGGGATGAGGGGCAGTGGGTTGATGCCTTTGTGGATGAAGAACCAAAGAGCTTACTGACAAAAATTCAGTCCGATATTCTGTATCTGGCTGAACCTGAACCGCATGCGTATCTGCTCGAACAGGATGATGATTCGGTGCAGATTCATGTCTGTCATTCGGCACTAAGGCAGCTGGAAGTACTGCGTGATCAGCTGATTCAGTGGTTGTCCCAAAGTACCGCAGAACAGCCCCGCCGCCCGTCAGATGTACTGGTGCTGGTACCGGATATCAAGCAGGTTGAATCCTTAATCCGCAGTGTCTTTCCACATGTGCCGAAACAGAACAGCATTTATCTGCCAATTAAAATAGCGGGCGTGACGCAGCTGGATGCCAGTAATGCCTGGCGTGCGGTACTCGGCAGAATTCAGCTGGTGCAGGGACGATTCAGTACTGAGGATTTTGCCGACTGGCTGAATCTGAATGCAGTTTTATTGCGTTATGAACTCGATCTGAACAGTACCGCCAGAATAATGGAACTGCTGATTCAGGCAGGATTTAAACGCGGACTGGATGAACGGCATCTGGCAGAGCAGCTCAGTGAAAATGACAGGGACTATCGTTTCAGTCTGAAATTTGCACTGGATCGGCTGGTGCTGGGTGTCGCCGTGCCTGAACATGCCATGTTTGGAACCACCTTAAGTTTTTCGCAGGTACTGCCTGGGGACTTTGAGCTGGTCAGTAAACTGATTCAGATTTATCAGGATTTTGCTTTGCGTCGCCACTGGATGACTGCACATGAGAAAAAATCTGCAGGCTCAGAGATCGGTGTGGAAAAGTGGCTGGTGATTCTGACCCGTGAAATTGAAGAATTTGAACAGTATGGAGTCGAATCACTGACTGTGGTGAAAAAGATTCTGAAAAAGCATGACACCATGCTGTCACTGGCTTATCGGAATGAACAGGATGCAGACAGATCCAGTGAGCTGAGACGGCTCAATTTACCATTGCCATATCTGCTCACAGAAATTCAGAATACCCTGGACAATCAGTTTGATCAGGCGGTGCCTACCGGACAGATCACTTTCAGTCAGATTGGTCAGATCCGTCCGGTTCCTTATTCACTGGTGGTGCTGTTGAATATGGACAGCGGTAAGTTTCCTGACCGCAATCAGAATCTGCCTTTTGATCTGATGGCACTGCTGAAACCACAGCTGGGTGACCGCTCCCGTCTTGAAGATGATCAGGGCGCATTTCTGGATGCACTCCTGCTGGCAAAGCAGAGTTTCTGGATGTTCTATAATGGTTTTGATGTCAGTGATGGCGAAGTCAGAGAACCTTCAAGTGTGGTGCAGGAACTGATCACTCACATGGCACTGATTTCCAGCACCTGTGACAGCTCAGCTGAAGTTGCAGAAACTGCCGCAATGATCAGGCTGCATGAGATAGAAATCCCTGCTCAGTTAAAGTCTCTGTACCATGTGCATACCTTGCAGCCTTTCGATCCTGTCGGTTATGAGTTATCTGAAAACACTCGTTATCAGGATCAGTGGTTTCAGGTGGCAACACGCCTGCATCAGCAGAATGTACAGAACAGCCGTCAGGGATGGGTAAACAGTTCATATCCGCTGGAACAGGATTCGATCGTTGTACTGGATGCCGGTCAGTGGATTAAGGATATGATTTTCCCTGCTCGCCTGTACTTAAAGACCCTCGGCGTTGCCAATCTGCAGCCTGAAGATATTCCTGAAGATAATGAACCACTGGTGCTGGATGGACTGGGGCGTTATATCATTCGGGATTATTTAAAAAAGCAGGGTGAACAGCCAGTGCATCCTGATCTGCTGATGGATCGTTTACCTGTTGGAAAAGTTCAGCACAGTGCCTGGCAGATCAGTCTGGCGGAACAGGACAGTCTGAAAAAAAGACTGTCCCGATATGCAGAAGAAGAGACGCCTGTCACGCAGAAACAGTGGCGGATTCAATCTGATCTGATCATCAGCCTGACCGTCCCTGAACAGAAAACAGAGCAGTGGGTCAGTCTGGATGCTTCCAGTGGTCGGGCGAAACGGCGGGCAAAAGTCTGGCTTGAATATCTGCTCTGGCTGGCTTATGCAGGTCTAAATGATGAGGAATCTGTCCACCTGAAGCGGATCGCGGTATTCAGTGATGTCACTCTGATCAATACAGGACTGAGTTCAGCTCAGGCACGCGACTGTCTGCAGGGCTGGTTCAAAGCCTTTGTGTATGGACAGACTCAGCCCCTGGTTCTGCCTGCTGCTTTATTAATGAAACCTGCAGAAAAAGCAAAAGAACTGGAATGGCTGGTGGATGAATTCGGACACGCAGTTCCTGAGCTTCAGGGGGATCTGCTGAAAGAGTGGAATGGAGATGCTGCCCGTTTCAGCAGTGCATTTTCAATTGAAGACAACGAAGCGACAAAATTTCATCGTGACTGGCAGTTTATTTTACAGGAACAGGATACAACAGCTTTGCTGGAACATTGCTGTGATCTGTTTGCTCATGAGCTGTATCAACCGATTTACCAGTATCAGTCTGTAGAGGAAGCATAA